The nucleotide sequence AGACAGAACTAAATTTGATAAAGAGTATGGTGCATCCTTCAAGCACTGGATGCTGATGGATACTAACATGAACCTGCAATGGGCTCCTCCTGCAGCAGAACCAGCTAAGCAGTTGGAAGACTGGACAAAGGGTAAGACTGTAAGCTATGCATTATATGATGGTATAGACCCAACTGGTACTTCAGAAGAAGGTATAGCAGCTTCAACAATGGCACAAGAATGGGGTAAGACATTGCCTAAGTTATTAAATGCTAAGACTGAAGCAGAATTCGATCAGATTTGGCAGGCATGGCAAGCAAAGAGAATAGAATTAGGACTTGATAAAGTTAGCGCTTACAGGGCAGCACAGTTAGAAAAGAACAAGAAAAAGCTTGGTATGTAATAATAAAGTTATATTAAGGTCCAGCATAGCTGGGCCTTAATATATATTTATACATTAGTATAGCAGAAGTATAAATGATATAATATAGAAAAATGAGTATGAGGTTGATGCGTTATGGATAATACTAATGATAAGTTTTCATTGAAAAATTTTATACGTGAAAAGATGAATGATCTACGTAATTTGAAATTAGTTAAAAAGCTCATTTATTCATATATAGTTATCATTACTATTCCAACTATAGCTTTTTCTTTACTCACAATCAGGGGATTTGAAAATAATCTGAAAAAAGATGCTATCAGTGAAAACAGGTACCAGTTAGAAGCTGAGAAAGCCAGTATTAACAGAAACTTTCAAGCATTGGTAAAGATGTCACAGATGGTTATTACCGATGACAAGTTTATGGCTTATATGAAGTCATCTGATGAGTATAACATTGATGAATTAGTTGAATTTAATCAGGACACCTTGAACAATATTTTAAGGATGCAATATAGTAACCCATCAATAAAGAGTATTAATTTTTTCAGCAGCAATAAAAACGTTATGGAAATATGGCCTTTGATATTTAAAGACTATAGGGCTAATGATAAGTACTGGTATAAAAAAACTATGGAGGCCAATGGTAAATTCTATTTGGATCTCAGCGTAAACTATGATGATATTATATTTGATACTTTCAGAAATGCAAATGGAGATGGCGAGCCAGTAGTGGGATTTTGCAGGGCAATAATTGAAAACAGGAATATCGGCGTCATAAGAGTAAACATGCCTTCTAAAGTTTTTTTTACTAAGATGTTTAGTGAAAATGAAAAAACAGAAGGTCAATTCTATGTAATAGATAAGTCAAATAATATTTATACTAATGAAAACAGCAAATTTCTAAAGGAAAATTTCTTGCCTTCACACTTCCTATTGCAGGAATATTTAAAAAATAAGAAAGAAAACAGTGATAATTTTACCTTAACATATAATAAAAAAGATATGATCGTTATATATACCGAAATTGAGGAATTAGGCCTGGATATATTAAATGTAGTATCCATGGACGAACTTATCCATTATACAAAGCAGATGAAAATTGTATATATATTGGGCTCTGTAATTATTATAGCTATTCTTTCTATTGTCATATATTTTATAACCTCAATACTTCTTAAGAGACTCTATGTTATTATTCAGTCCATGAAAAGAATGCAGCAGGGAGATTTTAATATAGATATACCTATAAGAGGCAGTGACGAAATAGGGGAACTAGCCCATCATTTCAGAAAAACTTTGAAAAAAATTAATGAATTAATTCAGGATGCAGTAGATAAAAGGTCCGTTACCAAGGAGGCTGAACTAAGAGCTCTGCACAATCAAATTGATTCACATTTTATATATAATACCTTGGAAAATATAAAGATGATGGCAGAAATAGATGAGCAATATATGATTGCTGATTCTATTTACTCACTGGGAGCAATGATGAGATATAACATGAAGTGGAACAGTGAATTTTCCACATTGCATGAAGAGATAGCCCATATTCAGAATTATATTACATTAATGAATGTAAGATTTGACAATAAAATAAACTTAATTTTGGAGATAGAAGAAAATCTTCTTGAACATGAAATCTTAAAGATGTCTTTGCAGCCCATAGTGGAAAACTCAGTAAAGCATGGACTAAAGAACATGATGGATGATGAAAAATTCAACATCTGTGTAAAAGCCTATTTGCAGGGGATATTTTTTAAGGTATCCGTTACTGATAACGGAGTAGGTATACCAAAGGATGAAGTAGAAAAACTAAACAAAAAAATCTCAAACTTTAAAAAGTCAGATAATGATGAAGTAAATGAAAATAAGAAAAAAGCATCTACTGGTATTGGACTTAAAAATGTTAATGAGAGGATTAAACTTTTTTATGGAGATGAATATGGTATCGAAATATTAAGCGAAGTTGATTCATACACTAGCGTTATTGTAACTCTGCCTTATTAAATAATAGGAGATAGATGCTATGAGAAAAGTTTTGGTTGTTGATGATGAAAAGCTAATTAGAACCGGCGTAAAAACAATGATAGAAAGAAAAGCAAAAGACTTTTATGATGTAGTTTTATGCTCTAATGGACTTGAGGCACTAGATATTGTAAGCAAAGAAAAAATTGATATAGTTATAACAGATATAAGGATGCCCGAAATGGATGGAATAACTTTTATCAAAAAACTGCAGGAGTTTAAATTTAAACCGCTAATATTAATACTAAGTGGTTATGACGATTTTAACTATGCTGTAGAAGCACTGAAATGTGGAGTACAAAACTATTTATTAAAGCCTATTAAGAGAGAAGAATTATATGAAAGTCTTGATAAGATTGAAAATATAATAAAGAAATCTGAGGAAACAGAAGCTGTAAAGAATGCATATAGTGTACACATAGATGAATACATTGAAGCCGAAATAAAGAATATTATTTTGAGGACTGATATTTCTGAGGCTGAAATTGAAAACATTGGAAAAAGACTGCAGTTTGATTTATTAAACCATAAGTATTATATAGGCTTGTTGATAAAAGAAGAGAACAACAAACTTGAAACAGATGTAAGCTTAAAGCAGGACATTTCTAATGAGATAAATATTATACTTGATAGATATGGTAAAGAATCACAGCATAGTGGTTTTAAAACTTTTCAATGGCATAATGGGCTGGTGATTATTTCACAGGACATAAGCGTTTTTGAAATTATTAAGCAAAAGTGTTTGAACGATTACAGATTTAGATATCATATTGGATTAAGTAATCCAGGTCAAGGTATTATGTCATTAAAACCTTGTTTTGCTCAAGCAGAAGAGGCCTTAAAATATAGAATATTCATTAATTATCATGGCAATACAGTGATTAAATACTCAGATATTCAAGACAGAAATAAGGACTATAATTTACAATCAGACAAGATTGAAAAGCTGGGTAATATGCTGGGTACAGATAGGGATAAAGAGATTTACAGTCTCTTTGATGAAATTTTTAATGAAAATAAATTTAGAAATTTTAGCATATGTTACCTGGAGGAAACTAATAAGTTGATAAACCATATGGTTTTGGATGAAATCGAAGCTAGAATTTTTTCAAATGAGGAAGATATGCTGAAAAAGATCCAAAAGTTTAAGAGTATATA is from Clostridium thermarum and encodes:
- a CDS encoding cache domain-containing sensor histidine kinase; its protein translation is MDNTNDKFSLKNFIREKMNDLRNLKLVKKLIYSYIVIITIPTIAFSLLTIRGFENNLKKDAISENRYQLEAEKASINRNFQALVKMSQMVITDDKFMAYMKSSDEYNIDELVEFNQDTLNNILRMQYSNPSIKSINFFSSNKNVMEIWPLIFKDYRANDKYWYKKTMEANGKFYLDLSVNYDDIIFDTFRNANGDGEPVVGFCRAIIENRNIGVIRVNMPSKVFFTKMFSENEKTEGQFYVIDKSNNIYTNENSKFLKENFLPSHFLLQEYLKNKKENSDNFTLTYNKKDMIVIYTEIEELGLDILNVVSMDELIHYTKQMKIVYILGSVIIIAILSIVIYFITSILLKRLYVIIQSMKRMQQGDFNIDIPIRGSDEIGELAHHFRKTLKKINELIQDAVDKRSVTKEAELRALHNQIDSHFIYNTLENIKMMAEIDEQYMIADSIYSLGAMMRYNMKWNSEFSTLHEEIAHIQNYITLMNVRFDNKINLILEIEENLLEHEILKMSLQPIVENSVKHGLKNMMDDEKFNICVKAYLQGIFFKVSVTDNGVGIPKDEVEKLNKKISNFKKSDNDEVNENKKKASTGIGLKNVNERIKLFYGDEYGIEILSEVDSYTSVIVTLPY
- a CDS encoding response regulator transcription factor; translated protein: MRKVLVVDDEKLIRTGVKTMIERKAKDFYDVVLCSNGLEALDIVSKEKIDIVITDIRMPEMDGITFIKKLQEFKFKPLILILSGYDDFNYAVEALKCGVQNYLLKPIKREELYESLDKIENIIKKSEETEAVKNAYSVHIDEYIEAEIKNIILRTDISEAEIENIGKRLQFDLLNHKYYIGLLIKEENNKLETDVSLKQDISNEINIILDRYGKESQHSGFKTFQWHNGLVIISQDISVFEIIKQKCLNDYRFRYHIGLSNPGQGIMSLKPCFAQAEEALKYRIFINYHGNTVIKYSDIQDRNKDYNLQSDKIEKLGNMLGTDRDKEIYSLFDEIFNENKFRNFSICYLEETNKLINHMVLDEIEARIFSNEEDMLKKIQKFKSIYNFKNYKQYYHELKDFIISINEYIKTMKEIYGNKDKIDKAIEFINNNYHKDINLATVSNEVSLNYSYFSQVFKEHTGENFVSYLKRVRINKAKEILKSDESKVYEVGKMVGYDDSKQFSKHFRSITGVSPIEYKRNFFKESKASKQNDGTNKEE